One window of Quercus robur chromosome 5, dhQueRobu3.1, whole genome shotgun sequence genomic DNA carries:
- the LOC126728580 gene encoding berberine bridge enzyme-like 14, protein MKDSTIALLSLFLIFFFPDSWTTSASTSVQDNFIQCLNNASNAQPFCIEFHTPNNSSFANVLQSYKRNRRFDTPTTPKPAVVVTAAHESDVQATVVCAKKVGIELRIRSGGHDYEGVSYVSQVPFVILDMSNLRSIEIDIENGTAWFQAGAILGEIYYAIANKSKNHAFPAGVCPGLGAGGHISGGGYGNLLRKYGVATDHVIDAQIVDAKGQILNRKTMGHDLFWALRGGGASSFGVILSWKVKLVRVPDTVTVFKVNRTLEQGATDIVAQWTQVVDKLPNEMFMRVWLKTVNGSHAGEKTIQALFVGMFLGGAKELVELMNNRLPKFGLQQSDAIEMSWIESVVFWADKPLGTPIEVLLERATKPAVFLKRKSDFVKEPISNAGLEAIWKTMIELEDVAMLWNPYGGVMNKISENKTAYPHRAGNIFKIQYATNWMDEGIEARNLYLNKTRKLFEFMTPYVSKNPREAFLNYRDLDIGTSSNGDYEEAKVYGIKYFKGNFDELVRVKTNVDPDNFFRNEQSIPTLPSCKL, encoded by the coding sequence ATGAAGGATTCAACAATTGCATTACTGTCactatttttaatctttttcttccCAGATTCATGGACAACTTCAGCTTCAACTTCAGTGCAAGACAACTTCATACAATGCCTTAACAATGCATCAAATGCTCAACCATTTTGCATTGAGTTTCACACACCAAATAATTCCTCATTTGCAAATGTTTTGCAATCATACAAAAGAAACCGAAGATTTGACACGCCTACAACACCTAAACCGGCTGTTGTTGTGACTGCTGCACATGAATCCGATGTGCAAGCAACTGTTGTTTGTGCTAAAAAGGTTGGGATCGAGCTCCGAATACGAAGCGGAGGTCACGATTACGAAGGCGTTTCTTATGTATCACAAGTCCCTTTTGTGATACTTGACATGTCTAATCTTCGATCTATCGAGATAGACATAGAGAATGGAACTGCATGGTTTCAAGCTGGTGCTATTCTCGGTGAAATATATTATGCAATTGCGAACAAAAGCAAGAACCACGCTTTTCCTGCTGGTGTTTGCCCTGGTTTAGGTGCTGGTGGCCATATTAGTGGAGGTGGCTACGGAAACTTGTTGCGAAAATATGGGGTCGCAACTGACCATGTTATTGATGCACAAATTGTTGATGCAAAGGGTCAAATTCTCAATAGAAAGACAATGGGACATGATCTATTCTGGGCTCTTAGAGGAGGAGGTGCTTCTAGTTTTGGTGTCATTCTTTCATGGAAAGTCAAGTTGGTTCGAGTCCCAGACACCGTGACTGTTTTTAAAGTGAATAGGACATTGGAACAAGGTGCAACTGACATTGTGGCACAATGGACCCAAGTTGTGGATAAGCTACCAAACGAAATGTTCATGAGAGTGTGGCTTAAAACCGTGAATGGAAGTCATGCGGGTGAGAAGACTATACAGGCACTATTCGTTGGTATGTTTCTTGGTGGAGCCAAAGAACTTGTGGAATTGATGAACAACAGGTTACCTAAATTTGGTCTCCAACAAAGTGATGCTATTGAAATGAGTTGGATTGAATCGGTTGTGTTTTGGGCAGACAAGCCACTTGGAACTCCGATTGAGGTTCTACTTGAAAGGGCAACTAAGCCAGCAGTATTTTTGAAGCGTAAATCTGACTTTGTGAAAGAACCAATTTCGAATGCCGGATTAGAAGCTATATGGAAGACCATGATTGAACTTGAGGATGTGGCAATGTTATGGAATCCTTATGGGGGAGTAATGAATAAGATTTCTGAGAATAAAACTGCATACCCTCATCGAGCAGGTAACATTTTCAAGATTCAGTATGCAACGAATTGGATGGATGAAGGGATTGAAGCTAGAAACCTCTACTTGAATAAAACAAGGAAGCTTTTTGAATTTATGACTCCTTATGTCTCCAAGAACCCAAGGGAGGCTTTTCTTAACTATCGTGATCTTGATATTGGTACCAGTTCCAATGGTGACTACGAGGAAGCAAAGGTTTATGGAATCAAGTATTTTAAGGGTAACTTTGACGAGTTGGTTCGTGTGAAGACAAATGTTGATCCTGACAATTTCTTCAGAAATGAACAAAGTATTCCAACTCTTCCATCTTGCAAGCTGTAG